The following coding sequences lie in one Desulfovibrio sp. X2 genomic window:
- the cyoD gene encoding cytochrome o ubiquinol oxidase subunit IV, giving the protein MNQPRQDTAGAGNVSFKAYATGFVLSLLLTLVPFLLVMNGALSHMALVLCVFAAAILQIFVQLRYFLHLDRSSAMYWNVMSLLFTFFIIFLFVGGSIWIMHSLHYRM; this is encoded by the coding sequence AGACACCGCGGGGGCCGGAAACGTCTCCTTCAAGGCGTACGCGACGGGGTTCGTCCTCTCGCTCCTCCTCACCCTCGTCCCCTTCCTGCTGGTCATGAACGGGGCGCTGTCCCACATGGCCCTGGTCCTGTGCGTCTTCGCGGCCGCGATCCTGCAGATCTTCGTGCAGCTGCGCTACTTCCTCCATCTCGACAGGTCGTCCGCGATGTACTGGAACGTCATGTCGCTGCTCTTCACCTTCTTCATCATATTCCTCTTCGTGGGAGGCTCGATCTGGATCATGCACAGTCTGCACTACCGGATGTAA